AGAAGAGACCTGGGGGTGGAGGAGCCTTTGTTTGTCGATAAGCTTTCGCCCCAGCAGCTAATAGACGCCCGTGTGAGCCAAACAAAAGCTGAGACTGTGGACAAATTGCAATTGATATACGAGCAGCTTCTTCTAGATAACAAGCAGCTTCACGAAGAGATCGTGGGGCTTGTGAAAGAAGGTACTGAGGTGAAGGACGACCTACTACTGCAAATCGACGCTTTGGCCAGCGGCGTCGATGAGATTCGCAAGGCCAAGTTTGATGAACACTACGACGCACTTATCGAAAACGTGCTCAAATGAAGGGTTCCTCAGAAAAATGCGATACTATGTACATTATACTATATtacgatgatgatgatgatgttgatgatgccTGCCCGTAAAGAATCTCGTAGTTCTTTCTCGCCAACTTGTTGTAGTCAGCCactctcttctccaagtctGCAAGCTTGGCTTGTttctgcttcatcttctccgacttcttcaccaactcttTGTCGCCCCACACTTTATAGTCCTCAAAGTACTGGTATCCCATACTGAACTCTCTTGTGATTACGTCGTCAGTCAAGCCCAATTTGGCAAGGGTGTGGTAGTATCTTTCGGGGTCCactctcttcaagtactttAGTATTCTCTGTCTCTGGTTGACAAGGTGACGAATTGACTCAGTGTGTTGGAAgtccttcttgtttttttgaagatgcgAGAATGAAAGATGAATCTTTGCGGTCATCACTGCTGCTTGCACTTCAGGGGAGCCACAGTCGCCATCAAATCTCTGGAACTCACGACGGGCAAAATCAACcgccatcttcttcttgtcttgcGCATTGGTGTTTCTCAAGTTCAATATCGTCAACACTGcatttctcttcttctcttccctGGTGGCCACAGACTCAGGAAATATGTCACCTGCCAAGTTCGAGTCCACAGCAGCTTTCTGGGCTCCATAAAGCAATTTCTCCACTTCGTCTCTCTTGAAACCCTGAGCCAAGTTGGTTGGTTCCTTAAGCTCTTTATGCAATCTTGTGATGAATGGCACATCTTTAGCTCCAAGCACAGGGTCCACGTTGAAGGGAGCAAACTTgattctttgttttttcaagttgttgacgTCTCTGATGATCTGTCTTTTCAAACGAaactctcttcttctcaaggctcttcttttggacCTCCCGGCATCTTCAGGCACAAACTGTTTGGCAGCCAAGTACGGCTGAAGCTTGGGCGCTTCTTGTAGCCTTGGGGCCAGGATCCCGAGGAAACGGACCGCAGAACGGAACATGGATGGGGAAATTGTGGGGCTTTTTGGTGGAGGTTGAAATTAGAAAATTTTGTCTAGTGagaatttccaaaagcaGTGGTCGCGTGACTAGGATCATGTGACGAGAGTCGGTATGGCGATAGTGATTTTAAGTTGAACCTGGAGGTTGTTGGGGTTTGGGAGAAATGAAGGATAGCCGTCTGTAATCTAAGCATTTGAATTGCTTAGGTCAGAATCAACTGGCGTTTTCGTGTAGCGAACCCGTTGTGAGGAGTTTGTATGCGTAACATCAAGGAAGTAGTAAGCATGGTAGAAGGAATTgattgatcaaggaaataATGTAGGGTAACTAAGTTATAGCCTCCTATACATTCAGTGCGAGTCTTTTCTCCCAGTTACTTGTGTTTATTGTTGTTCCCGTAGATCCACTGTGCTTGCAAtcgcattttgcaacaatAACAATTGGGGAGGGAGATCTGCTCTTGACTCGAGAAAAAtaacaaaaaaagagaaaaaaaaaaaaaaattaatCTTTAGAGGATAATTCACTATTAATACCTCAGTACAATCAAAGTTCCCTTCAAATCCCATTGTCAGGGTAAAATCATTCTAATGGAGCCACTGCCCATGCTGCCCAAATGCAGGAAATTCACAAGGTAAGAAGCCTGATCCACTTCTTATATCACCAATACACCTCCCACGACATAAAAAGCATCTGTTTACAGCCCTTACTTCAGTGAAAAATCTGAAACATCGTTCTCTTCGCATGCTATTATCGAGGGTACACAAACTATCAGTCTCAGCTGCTTCATGATCCATGGCATCGAGGTCTCCCTATCTCATAGAAAATGGCTTCCGTCGAGTGAAACCGTACTACTATGATTTTGCCACAACCGTCAAAGAGCGGTGGAAGTGCAAGTCCGTGTCGCATGTTCTTACCCACGAGCTTGGGCAGAATCCCCTGCTGGTGGAGCTGGGGATCAGCAATGGCAGCATATACGTGACTACGGACACCAATAAGACAAGCGAAGGGGTCAAATTGCTGCCACAACAAACGCAAATGCATCTTTTTAGAGATCATGATGTCCTCCATAATCGCCAGCACATGCACGAGCCACCCATCATCTACAGTGGGCCTGTACCTGTCTTGATGGAGAATGACGACTTAGTGGTGGTTTCAAAGCCTCTGGGCATGCCAACGCACCCTAGTGGTTCATATAGACTCAACAGCCTATCGcacatcttgaaggaggaaCAGGGCTTTCTGTTCTTATCGCCGTGTCATCGTCTAGATAAAGCTACTTCCGGTATACTTGTGTTGGCGAAGAACTCGCAGGCAGGTTCGAAATTTCAGAAGGTCTTCAACGATAAAAGAAATACAGAAAAGTGGTACTTGGCCAGAGTCAAGGGGAAGTTTCCTGCTCACAAGTTCGTATTTGAGTCGCCAGttttctccttgagctttggCGGGTATCTCAATTTGAGAAACACAAATCAGGTTCCCGTTGACTCAGCTACTgagtttgagcttttgaagtaCTCACTGTCTCTCAACGAAAGCATCATTTGTTGTAAGGCCATCACGGGGAAAATGCACCAGATTCGCATCCACCTACGATGCCTAGGCCACCCAATAGTCAATGACTACCTTTATAACCCCAGTCCAGACAACGTTGTTGGTACTTTCAAGAACGAACTCGAGCTAGAAATTTACGAGAAAGCCAAAGCAAAACTCacaacttcaaagaagactCTTAACTTGGATGCCCTTCTTCAGGAACACCCGTCCATTAAGGACAGCATGAGCAAGCTCAGAACGCTACGTAAGGAGACTGATGATAGAGAATTATTAGGTGTGTGTTCGGAGTGCTCCAGAAAGCTTTACGGTGACCCAACAGATGAGGAAATCTATTTGCATGCACAGCGACTTCGTCACAAAGGAGACATCAACTTTGATTTACAAAGTGAGATGCCACAGTGGGCGGATATCTGAAGTTAGGAGTTGTTATCCTAAGCTTGTCCCGAAAGGTATCTCTACGTGAGATACCTGTCATCGTCAGCCGGTGCGTACCGCACAATTGTTTGCAACTGCAACAAGTTCAGTACTCAATCAAACAGCACAAAACGTCACAACTGCATAAATAATAtagcatcttcatcatatagaagctcaaaaatGAACCTATCTCTTGCTTCGCATCTTGCCTTAGTGTCTGGGGCATCTGAACCATCTGCCATACATACAGTACTATCAACAAACCTTCACTACACTTCTACAGGTCCAGTCCAATTCCCATATAGTCTTTTGCTATAATGGCGCCAAAATCGACACAGTCGATTTCTCAGATCCTTGTATCCCAATCTAGACGCCCACCGAAGAAATTTCTGCCTCCCTTGGTCAACGAAATCTACCTGAAAATCTCATCTCCAAATGATCTCGAGAACCTCTTGCACgccaagtacttgaacaCCGTCGCCTGGGAGTTTTTCCACCAGGATGTATCAAACACTCATGTGGAATTGATTCTCGTGCTTGCTTTTCATGACACCACGATTCGTGGCTCGTTCAATACCTTGCAGTATCTATCGCTGGACGCAGACAAGTTCGGTCTTTTGATCAAACGAGTCCTCCAGACAACACTCACTGGAGCTTTGAATGAGCGAATTGCTGACTTTGAATACTTGACGTACTTGTTTCTTGCTTCGCTTTTGCAACACAAtcacaaacttcttctAGAGcatgagctctttgagcaGTGGTTGCAAGGAGTGTTGGATGGCTACACAGATcactttttgcagcaaGAAATTAAACAGGACAACGTCAGGACTGCCTGTGCCTTACTATATTTCTTGGCCATTGCAATTAAGATGAGCATACTGCCTATTGTGGAGAGCACGAAGCTGCgatgtttcttctctgggtTTGTCAAGTGTGCTGATCCTCAGGTGAACCTTCTTGTTAAGCAAATTGTTGGCAGCCCAAGTCATACACAGTTTACTTCTCTCCAGCGTAAAGCCAGAGAGTTGAGCGTGGATTTTTTGTCAGAGTGCTTGCTGCCGTATGATCTTGACACTACAATTCTACACGAGAAGCTAGAGGATCTTGACCTTTCTGTGTTGCAAGAGCTCTCAAGAACAGCAGGATACTCTGGATCTATAAGTGATTCCGaatttcttgctcaagtgGTGGTGCAAAACTGTGTACCTCAAGTCGGTCATAATAGCCAAATTACCGAGACTGAGCTTTTCGATACATTCAACAATTCTACAACACTCAGCCAGGCGGTTCCGACTCCGTGGCTTGTCTCAGAAGACTTGGACAGATGGAGATATGAGACACTTGCATCGCTCAATCAGCATCTTGTACTGTGCTTCCAAAGACTTGATGTTCAAAAAGACGGTGTAAAGGGAGCCAGCAAATACTATACTAGTATCGACAAAATAGAGCACAAGGGAGCTGATTGCCAAATCCACCTtcagacaaagaaaaatctcATTCGCCCAGGAAACCTCATTGTTCTTGTCAAGGTGGACAAGCCTGACAAATCTCATCCAGC
This region of Candidozyma auris chromosome 6, complete sequence genomic DNA includes:
- a CDS encoding MIND complex subunit, which encodes MAYDKVRFDKLQKVLQKAVDYTVEKSFRPEQLEKCFPNISQMKGGEKALQTARKQILDYFQRTSVDQFRHIFEQNDIERKLDELDEIIQDAQARRDSGVEEPLFVDKLSPQQLIDARVSQTKAETVDKLQLIYEQLLLDNKQLHEEIVGLVKEGTEVKDDLLSQIDALASGVDEIRKAKFDEHYDALIENVLK
- a CDS encoding mitochondrial 37S ribosomal protein uS15m; this encodes MFRSAVRFLGISAPRLQEAPKLQPYLAAKQFVPEDAGRSKRRALRRREFRLKRQIIRDVNNLKKQRIKFAPFNVDPVLGAKDVPFITRLHKELKEPTNLAQGFKRDEVEKLLYGAQKAAVDSNLAGDIFPESVATREEKKRNAVLTILNLRNTNAQDKKKMAVDFARREFQRFDGDCGSPEVQAAVMTAKIHLSFSHLQKNKKDFQHTESIRHLVNQRQRILKYLKRVDPERYYHTLAKLGLTDDVITREFSMGYQYFEDYKVWGDKELVKKSEKMKQKQAKLADLEKRVADYNKLARKNYEILYGQASSTSSSSS